Within Lolium rigidum isolate FL_2022 chromosome 5, APGP_CSIRO_Lrig_0.1, whole genome shotgun sequence, the genomic segment ttggtaggtagatattgcatACCCAATAATATATCAAACCTTCGACGACAACACACGAATGTAAACGTCCCAATATATATCAAGAACAAACGACTGAACTGGAATTAACGCAGCTAGGGTGAGCACAGTACATATACGTATTGTTATTGGTCGCCGAGTTGCCGATCATCAGTAGTGGTGAGTAATGTCCTGCATGCGTGCGCTGCACGCACGGTTGGGTAGTCAGAATGCCTTGATGTAGCCCCTGCGCGGGGTGGGCGTCCCGATCTCCAGCTCCATCTTCTGCAGCTCCGCCAGCACCGGCAGCGTGCTCACCGTGAGCATCGCCACTGCCGGGTGGCTGCTCGCCGACGCCTCGGCCACCGCCTGATccgccgcttcctccgccgctgccgctgtgTCGGCCGCGTCATCGATGGACGTCGGCAGGACCAGCGCCGACGTGCCGGGCTTCCGGTAGCAGAAGTAGAGCGTCATCTGGGCGATCCCGAAGAAGAAGCCGCCGACGTTGGGGAGGGTGACGTAGATGTCCTTGGTGAAGAGGCCGTAGAAGAACCAGGCGACGGCGCTGAGGGtcaggaagaaggagagggagaagGGCATGTACTCGGCGCTCTTGGTCTTGATCACCACGAACTGCATCGAAGAAAATGAACCTGGCTTGTCAGACAGATCATCTGACATCGACGGACTCACTCAAACATGTAGAATAATGGCTTACGATGACGCTGAGGGGCGCGACGAAGACTGCCATGGAGAAGGCGAGGCAGACGCTGCCGAGGACCTTGACGCGGTTGGGCTGCGGCACGAGGAAGACggtgacggcgacgatgagggagAAGGCGGCGACGttgaggaggaggaaggaggcgaGGGTGCGGAGCCTGGCGGCCTTGGGCGCGTAGATCAGGTACATGAGGATGTAGGCGGACTCCACCACGCAGCCGAAGGCGTTGATGGTCAGCAGCGGGCTGGAGTTTGTCTTGACGAGCCCGTACAGGATCCACAGCGCGCAGCTGAAGAGCGCCACCACGTACGGCACCGAGCTGAACCCCTCCGTCGACTTCTTACGGTACACCCGAAGGAACGTCGGTCTGTGCATTCATGTATGTGTGCATTCAGTCAGGAAAGGTACTAATCAAACTCATGCCGATCATGATCACagcagaaaatgctaaagaatgtAATCTGAATGTGTTACACATACATCGGGGCGAGGAACACCAGGAAGGAGATGATGTTCCCTGAAGGAAAAAGGAAGCAGAAATGGCAATTTATGTCAGTAAGAATCATGTCAGAAAACAAGGGTTTGTGAACTATGTAGTACCAAGCGAATACATGCATGGTCAACACTTGCATGTCAACACCTCAACAGCATGCATGCCTACCTACCTAGGATGCCAAAGACAGAGGCCCACGGGTtaaccatggagaagagcgctgCCATCCTGACCACACGAGCAACCGACTTAACCAGCTAGTGTAAGACACCGTAAGAAGATCAATGGAGATCGACGAAAGTCCGATATGTGTTATATCTCTGTCTGTTCTTCTCCTTCGCAGCTAACTCAGCGAAGGCAATGCTTGTGTGGTCTTTCCTAGGGGAACGGGTCATGTTTATATAGCAGAGGGCCTCGACCCCGCTCCTCTCTCCGGCCAGCTAGCCCTCTACCATCGATGACTAGTGGAATTCCAGGGCAACATTATGCTAGCTGCGGCCACCATTGGTGAAAAGTTGAGAATGCAAGTGTGTCTCCGGCTCTCCGCCGCGTGTATCAGCATTTGGACATTACCAGAAACCAAAAGGCTGATCAGTTACTGCCATACTACATGTACCACGTGTAAGCACGTAGCCCTTACGAGGACATGTGATAGAATTTGAAGTACAGTAGTACTACCATATACAAACGTGCACATTACATGACTGATCTACAGCTAGCATGCAGTTAATCACTTCTGGAAATTCGGCGTGTACAATAGCAATGCCATGATGCAGACTTGGTGTTACTACTGTGTCCGTTCACTGAACATGCACCCAAACCAGTGGATCCATGATCTGAATCACCAACAGGATATGATCGACATATCCCACTCAAAAGATACGCATGCAGCTACGGGTAGCTGAAACAGAAACTTGCAGTGGCCGGCGTAGTCAGGATTAGGCATTTTCAGTTTCGGTGCATCTGTGGCCTAACTCACAGCTAGACTCGCCAAGGGCAGTCACCTTACTTCAAACTTTTATTAGACGCGTTCGATGAATTTATCAGATAGTGAAAGGGTTTAAAATTTGCATCTGCTTTAGTGCTGTTTCATTGGGTTTAATTGTGTTTCAAAATCCACCCCGACGTTTCATTGTGCTTCTAAGTTCAGATACTGAATCTTGTCAAACCAAACCCATTTTAAAAGACACCATCGATAGAAATAGACTAAATCAAATGGGATGTTAATCTAATCTATATTAACACATGGGGCCCATTCAAATTTAGGACTGAAAATTAATCCGGTGTTCTAATTGATTGGAGAGTGAGTGCTAGTGGTGTCGCAGGCATAGTATCATGTACATGAAAAAATGCAGAAAGATACTTTCATGTGTCATACCTTAGGGTTCTTTTCCCGGCCGAGATTTCTGAAATCTCACCGAAAACTGGTTATTCCGGTTACCACAGAGAAATCTTTGTATCGAACGAAATATACCGGTATTTATATAATTTGCTCAAATTCACTACAGGAATCTGCCAAGATGCCGACGGCCTCCAGCCCTCGGCGTATCACCGCCTCGCCCTCGGCGTACACTACGCCGACGGggcccctcggcgtagctcctcggggaaggtgGGCCTCGGCGCATGCcacttggccctcggcgtagctccgCCCGTCGGCGTAGACGAAGTGGCCCGACGGCTGGCTCCACCCCTCGGCGTAGTGGCCGTCGGCGCAGGTCGCTAACCGGCACCGTCAAGGTGACGGCCGTTACGGCTACGCCGAGCGCCGCACCGTCGGCGTACGGTGACGCGTGGCGAGCCCTGGTCGACCTTGGCGGtcgatacgccgagggcctccCCGTCGGCGTAGTTGGACGCGTGGCGCCGCCTCGGTCGCTCCTACCTCccgatacgccgagggcctcaCCGTCGGCGTACCGCAACACGTGGCGCAGCCTCGGGCGATCCCGGCGCCCGTACGCCGAGCGCCTCCCCGTCGGCGTACTTGGAcgcgtggcgcggcccgggcgtcCCCGGGCGACGGCCGCTACCCCGAGGGCCTCCCCGTCGGCGTAGGCTCGACCATTTGGTCCATCACCGGACGCGTGGCGCGCCCCGGGTGATCTCGGGAGCTACCCCGAGGGGGAACCCGTCGGCGTAGAGGGTACCATTTGGTacatttttttcgttttttgtCGTTTCGCGCGTTTTCCGATTTGGCAGGATACACAAgcacatataattcacatgaaattcataggcatgaagtgcaaatacatataacatcaagtgcatacatagtgtcatagtgccataggttgcatacatagtgtcatagtgacataggatgcatacatagtgccatagtgtgcatacaTGCATGGTGCCATAGTGTGCATAAGATACATGGGACTACTAGAGGAGCTCGTCGTCGCTAAACACCGGCCGATtccttccggtagaagctgcggaagaaccaccgggagaaggaccgggagaagtaccgggagaagtaccgggtgtagcaccgggagaaggaccaccatgatgaaccggtgtgatctccctcccaccaccctcggtttccggaacatcccgttccctacacacatgttcccgagatgttagcaatttgcgaggcaaaggaaagccgtagtattcggtttggcgaagaacttaccgttgttctcccatagtactccgcagcgaaattttccttcgatggcatgtttggcgccggccccggaaagggaggcatcggccctaaatccATCGTCTGTCCAGCTTGATTGGCCACCATCgacgcctgcaagatagtttacatgtcgAGTCTTTGaagaaatgaagcatcaaactaggggaaagtgggacttgtcatcatttgcgaaaacaaaggttggaacttacatgtatatatgccatgtactccatgaaGTGCTGCTGGTGTCTGGTTGAAGGCCACCCGATATTCTTGATGAGCGACCacgtaggccgcctcgaagtcgggctacaattt encodes:
- the LOC124656283 gene encoding bidirectional sugar transporter SWEET11-like, giving the protein MAALFSMVNPWASVFGILGNIISFLVFLAPIPTFLRVYRKKSTEGFSSVPYVVALFSCALWILYGLVKTNSSPLLTINAFGCVVESAYILMYLIYAPKAARLRTLASFLLLNVAAFSLIVAVTVFLVPQPNRVKVLGSVCLAFSMAVFVAPLSVIFVVIKTKSAEYMPFSLSFFLTLSAVAWFFYGLFTKDIYVTLPNVGGFFFGIAQMTLYFCYRKPGTSALVLPTSIDDAADTAAAAEEAADQAVAEASASSHPAVAMLTVSTLPVLAELQKMELEIGTPTPRRGYIKAF